In one Vibrio sp. CB1-14 genomic region, the following are encoded:
- a CDS encoding pyridoxamine 5'-phosphate oxidase family protein yields the protein MLSQTERTQIKKGTHKAVLETQALYDIIDEALIAHIAINDTNGPIIIPMLAWRVENKVYIHGAKNSRLLRVLKSGQKTCLTFTLFDGWVLARSAFHHSAHYRSAVVFGEFVTVDNNQDKDRLLNHFIEHIAPGRTEQIRLSNHKELAATELLAIELNEASVKVGCHGVNDDKADLDIPVWAGVLPYRTVVGPLEPCDDLAECIDTPDYSSAYGNRWHSS from the coding sequence ATGCTGTCACAAACAGAGCGAACACAAATCAAAAAAGGGACTCACAAGGCCGTATTAGAGACCCAAGCACTTTACGATATTATCGACGAAGCACTCATCGCACATATCGCTATAAACGATACCAATGGGCCAATCATCATTCCCATGCTGGCTTGGCGAGTCGAGAACAAGGTGTATATACACGGTGCTAAGAACAGCCGCCTGTTACGAGTGCTAAAGTCAGGACAGAAGACCTGCCTTACTTTTACACTGTTTGATGGATGGGTATTAGCACGTTCCGCTTTTCATCACAGTGCTCACTATCGAAGTGCCGTCGTGTTCGGTGAATTTGTCACCGTCGATAACAATCAAGACAAAGATCGGCTTTTGAATCACTTTATCGAGCATATTGCCCCAGGAAGAACCGAGCAAATCCGGCTGAGCAATCACAAAGAGTTGGCAGCGACCGAACTGCTGGCTATCGAACTCAATGAGGCATCAGTCAAAGTCGGCTGCCATGGTGTCAATGACGACAAAGCCGACCTAGATATCCCAGTTTGGGCTGGCGTGCTTCCGTACCGGACTGTCGTCGGTCCGCTTGAACCATGCGACGATCTTGCTGAGTGTATCGACACACCAGACTACTCATCTGCTTATGGAAATCGTTGGCATA